The following coding sequences are from one Neovison vison isolate M4711 chromosome X, ASM_NN_V1, whole genome shotgun sequence window:
- the LOC122896957 gene encoding LOW QUALITY PROTEIN: alpha-tocopherol transfer protein-like (The sequence of the model RefSeq protein was modified relative to this genomic sequence to represent the inferred CDS: substituted 2 bases at 2 genomic stop codons), producing MSEESDYLRTSPSVTSLSENELPPPAEPPGYVCSLTEDLVTKAREELQEKPEWRLRDVQALRDMVQKECPNLSTSLDDAFLLRFLRARKFDYDXALQLLVSYQSCRRSWPEVFNNLKPSALKDVLASGFLTVLPHTDPRGCHILXMRPDRWIPSNYPITKNIRAIYLTLEKLIQSEETQVNGIVILADYKGVNLSKASHFGPFIAKKAIGILQDGFPIRIKAVHVVNEPQIFKGIFAIIKPFLKEKITNRFFLHGSDLNSFHTSLPRSIIPKEYGGTVGELDISAWNAVLLASEEDFMREFCQPVSVCNSILGQALSPEGLTSDVQCDDSLRAVKSQLYSCY from the coding sequence ATGTCAGAAGAAAGTGACTATCTGCGAACCAGCCCCTCTGTAACCTCGCTCTCAGAAAATGAGCTGCCACCGCCGGCCGAGCCTCCCGGCTACGTGTGCTCGCTGACGGAGGACCTGGTGACCAAAGCCAGGGAAGAGCTGCAGGAGAAGCCGGAATGGAGACTTCGAGACGTGCAGGCCCTCCGTGACATGGTGCAGAAGGAGTGCCCGAACCTGAGCACCTCCCTGGACGACGCCTTCCTGCTGCGCTTCCTCCGGGCCCGCAAGTTCGATTATGACTGAGCCCTGCAGCTCCTGGTCAGTTACCAAAGCTGCAGGAGAAGCTGGCCTGAGGTCTTCAACAACCTGAAGCCCTCGGCCTTAAAGGATGTCCTCGCTTCGGGATTCCTCACCGTGCTGCCCCACACCGACCCCCGGGGCTGCCACATCCTGTGAATGCGCCCGGACAGATGGATACCGAGCAACTACCCAATTACCAAAAACATCCGAGCTATATACTTGACGTTAGAAAAACTCATTCAGTCTGAAGAAACCCAAGTGAATGGAATCGTGATTCTTGCGGACTACAAAGGAGTGAACTTATCAAAAGCATCTCACTTTGGCCCTTTTATAGCCAAAAAGGCGATTGGCATCCTTCAGGATGGCTTCCCCATTCGGATAAAAGCAGTCCATGTAGTGAATGAACCTCAAATATTTAAAGGCATTTTTGCCATCATAAAACCATTTCTGAAGGAGAAAATAACAAACAGATTTTTCCTCCATGGGTCTGACCTGAACTCTTTCCACACAAGTCTTCCCAGAAGCATTATCCCCAAGGAGTATGGGGGCACGGTGGGAGAGCTGGACATCAGCGCCTGGAATGCAGTGCTGCTGGCCTCGGAGGAGGACTTCATGAGGGAGTTCTGCCAGCCGGTCTCTGTGTGCAACAGCATCCTGGGTCAGGCCCTCTCGCCTGAGGGGCTGACCTCGGACGTGCAGTGTGATGATTCCCTGCGGGCCGTGAAATCCCAGCTCTACTCCTGCTATTAG